One genomic segment of Hordeum vulgare subsp. vulgare chromosome 2H, MorexV3_pseudomolecules_assembly, whole genome shotgun sequence includes these proteins:
- the LOC123428190 gene encoding cullin-3A-like — MNPQRKRIPKIEPFKHRVEVDPKFFDKSWKKLDDAIREIYNHNASGLSFEELYRTAYNMVLHKHGGRLYDKLAENLKGHLREMGKLVEAAQGGLFLEELQRRWADHIKALQMIRDILMYMDRTFIPSSKKTPVFEHGLELWRDIVVRSPKIHGRLVDTLLELIHRERMGEMINRGLMRNTTKMLMELGSSVYQDDFERPFLEVSASFYSGESQQCIERCDCGEYLKNAEKRLAEESERVTLYMDAKTADKIANVVDKEMLTNHMQRLFLMENSGLVNMLINDKHEDLTRMYDLFKRVPDGHSSIRSVMASHVKETGKILVTDPERLRDPVDFVQRLLNEKDKYDEIVSVSFGNDKTFQNALNASFEHFINLNNRSPEFISLYVDDKLRKGVKGAANEEDIETVLDKVMMLFRYLQEKDVFEKYYKQHLAKRLLSGKTSSDEAERNMLVKLKTECGYQFTSKLESMFTDLKTSQDTMQSFYANLAGDVDGPTISVQILTTGSWPTQPCATCNLPPEILVVSEQFRAHYLGTHNGRRLTWQTNMGNADIKATFGDRKHELNVSTYQMCVLMLFNSTDTLTYKEIEQATAIPSVDLKRCLQSLACVKGKNVLRKEPMSKDISDSDSFHFNDKFTSKLVKVKIGTVVAQKESEPEKQETRHRVEEDRKPQIEAAIVRIMKSRRVLDHNSIVTEVTKQLQARFLPNPVVIKKRIESLIEREFLERDKVDRKLYRYLA; from the coding sequence GACTGCGTATAACATGGTTCTTCACAAGCATGGTGGGAGGCTCTATGATAAATTGGCAGAGAACTTGAAAGGACACCTTAGAGAAATGGGCAAATTAGTAGAGGCTGCCCAAGGTGGTTTGTTCTTGGAGGAGCTGCAGAGAAGGTGGGCTGATCATATCAAGGCATTACAGATGATCAGAGATATACTCATGTATATGGATAGAACATTTATTCCATCTAGCAAAAAGACACCTGTCTTTGAACATGGTCTAGAACTGTGGAGAGACATTGTTGTCCGCTCTCCCAAAATTCATGGGAGATTGGTCGACACACTTCTGGAACTCATTCATAGAGAGAGGATGGGTGAGATGATAAACAGAGGTTTGATGAGGAATACAACCAAAATGTTGATGGAACTCGGGTCTTCTGTCTACCAGGATGACTTTGAGAGGCCATTCCTTGAGGTGTCTGCAAGTTTCTATAGTGGTGAGTCACAGCAGTGCATTGAGCGTTGTGACTGTGGTGAGTACCTGAAGAATGCTGAGAAGAGGCTTGCTGAGGAATCAGAACGTGTTACGCTGTATATGGACGCCAAAACTGCAGACAAGATAGCTAATGTTGTCGATAAAGAGATGCTCACGAATCACATGCAGAGGTTGTTTCTAATGGAGAACTCTGGTCTTGTGAATATGCTCATTAATGACAAGCATGAAGACCTGACCAGGATGTATGACTTGTTTAAACGTGTCCCTGATGGGCACTCATCCATTAGATCTGTCATGGCTTCTCATGTTAAGGAGACTGGAAAGATTTTAGTGACTGACCCAGAGAGATTAAGGGACCCTGTTGATTTCGTCCAGCGTCTTCTGAATGAGAAGGACAAGTATGATGAGATTGTCAGTGTTTCATTCGGCAATGACAAGACTTTCCAGAATGCTTTGAATGCCTCATTTGAGCATTTCATTAACTTGAACAACCGCTCCCCTGAGTTCATAtcattgtatgttgatgacaagcTTCGGAAAGGTGTGAAAGGAGCTGCCAATGAAGAGGATATTGAGACAGTTCTGGACAAGGTTATGATGCTGTTCAGGTACCTGCAGGAGAAAGATGTTTTTGAGAAGTATTACAAGCAGCACTTGGCAAAACGCCTTCTATCTGGGAAAACTAGTTCTGATGAAGCTGAGAGGAACATGCTTGTGAAGCTGAAGACTGAATGTGGCTACCAGTTTACCTCAAAGTTGGAAAGCATGTTCACTGATTTGAAGACGTCTCAGGATACGATGCAAAGTTTCTATGCCAATCTTGCTGGTGACGTTGATGGCCCAACTATATCTGTCCAGATACTCACCACTGGATCCTGGCCAACACAACCATGCGCTACCTGCAATCTTCCACCTGAGATCCTTGTTGTTTCTGAGCAGTTCCGGGCACACTACCTTGGCACGCACAATGGCAGGAGGTTGACATGGCAGACAAATATGGGGAATGCAGACATTAAGGCAACATTTGGAGACCGGAAGCATGAGCTAAATGTCTCAACTTACCAGATGTGTGTCCTGATGCTATTTAACTCAACAGATACTCTGACCTACAAGGAAATTGAGCAGGCCACAGCCATACCATCTGTTGATCTGAAGCGCTGCCTCCAGTCTCTGGCTTGTGTGAAGGGCAAGAACGTACTGCGGAAGGAGCCCATGAGCAAGGATATATCTGATAGCGACTCTTTCCACTTCAACGACAAGTTTACCAGCAAGTTGGTCAAGGTGAAGATTGGCACTGTGGTTGCACAGAAGGAGTCAGAGCCAGAGAAGCAGGAGACCCGCCACAGGGTCGAGGAAGACCGGAAGCCCCAGATTGAGGCCGCCATCGTGAGGATCATGAAGTCCAGGAGGGTCCTGGACCACAACAGCATAGTCACAGAGGTTACGAAGCAGCTCCAGGCACGCTTCCTGCCGAACCCGGTGGTGATCAAGAAAAGGATCGAGTCCCTGATTGAGCGTGAGTTCCTGGAGAGGGACAAGGTAGATAGGAAGCTCTACCGCTATCTTGCGTAA